From a region of the Nitrospira sp. genome:
- a CDS encoding NAD-dependent epimerase/dehydratase family protein: MIRSSSGLSTTEPLAWTGQKVLVTGGTGFLASHLCHRLVEAGAEVHVTSRQAQPLGTSAVRWWSTSLSSPEDVQSLFKSVQPTVVYHLAGAVGAKPDMNLVLPTFGSLLASTVYVLMAAVEAGCRRIILSGSLTEPCPTVLSPTPSSPYAAAKWASSAYGRMFHALYQAPVVIAVPFMTFGPKQESGKLIPSVILSLLRGEAPRLSSGLWEADWIYVGDVVQGLLDAAVVLGIEGATIELGSGTKSTVREMVERIVTLMESPFKPVFGAIPDRPGEPIRVADSTATRRLLGWTPNTSISDGLRQTIDWYTAQRSAGKFC, encoded by the coding sequence ATGATTCGAAGCAGTAGTGGACTTTCAACCACGGAACCTCTGGCATGGACTGGCCAGAAAGTGCTTGTCACGGGAGGAACGGGGTTTCTCGCCTCGCATTTATGTCATCGCTTGGTGGAAGCCGGCGCTGAAGTACACGTAACCTCTCGCCAAGCCCAGCCTCTGGGAACCAGCGCCGTACGGTGGTGGAGCACGAGCCTCTCGTCTCCCGAGGACGTGCAGTCGCTGTTCAAGTCAGTTCAGCCCACGGTGGTGTACCATCTGGCCGGCGCAGTCGGCGCCAAGCCCGACATGAATCTTGTCTTGCCCACCTTCGGAAGTTTGCTTGCAAGTACGGTCTATGTGTTGATGGCGGCGGTCGAAGCAGGATGCCGACGGATCATTTTAAGTGGCTCGTTGACGGAGCCCTGTCCAACCGTGCTTTCCCCGACACCAAGTTCGCCGTATGCAGCCGCAAAGTGGGCGAGTAGTGCATATGGTCGGATGTTTCATGCACTTTATCAAGCGCCCGTCGTGATTGCCGTACCGTTTATGACATTTGGCCCGAAGCAGGAGAGCGGCAAACTGATTCCGTCAGTTATCTTGAGTTTGTTGCGGGGAGAAGCTCCACGGCTATCCAGCGGACTATGGGAAGCTGACTGGATTTACGTGGGTGATGTGGTTCAGGGGTTGCTGGATGCTGCAGTCGTGTTGGGTATCGAGGGCGCCACCATCGAACTTGGCTCCGGAACCAAATCGACGGTACGGGAGATGGTTGAGAGGATCGTGACGCTCATGGAGTCCCCGTTCAAACCTGTCTTTGGTGCAATTCCGGATCGTCCGGGAGAGCCGATTCGAGTTGCGGATTCAACTGCGACACGAAGACTGCTGGGGTGGACGCCCAACACATCCATTTCGGATGGCCTCCGGCAAACCATCGATTGGTATACGGCGCAACGCTCTGCGGGAAAATTCTGCTGA